The following are from one region of the Petrotoga mobilis SJ95 genome:
- a CDS encoding WecB/TagA/CpsF family glycosyltransferase: MKVLIGQFLLKDIPMIYGSQNDIYSFIEEQIGKEKLWIVTLNALMYMEYLKGNDYSKAISKASFSIPDGVGIVKLLKKKGIETERCPGIDTMKYLLELSQISNYRIFLLGSQEDVVKQASQVIEKEFKVNIVGYHHGYFDANAEGEVVRKINDSKADLLFVGMGIPKQESFIFRNYETLQAKLMMGVGGSFDVFAGITKRAPLFFQKLGLEWLYRMFEEPHRFKKLPDLFKFYMNLYRNKD, from the coding sequence GTGAAAGTATTGATTGGACAGTTCCTTTTGAAAGATATTCCAATGATTTATGGCAGTCAAAATGATATTTATTCTTTTATCGAAGAACAAATAGGAAAAGAGAAGCTTTGGATAGTTACTTTAAATGCGTTGATGTATATGGAATATTTAAAAGGTAACGATTATTCTAAAGCCATTAGTAAAGCATCTTTTTCTATTCCCGATGGAGTGGGGATTGTCAAATTACTCAAAAAGAAAGGAATTGAGACGGAAAGGTGTCCCGGTATAGATACAATGAAGTATTTGTTAGAATTGTCTCAAATAAGTAATTATAGAATATTTTTACTGGGATCACAAGAGGATGTGGTTAAACAAGCATCTCAAGTAATTGAGAAAGAATTCAAGGTAAATATAGTTGGTTATCACCATGGATATTTTGATGCAAATGCTGAAGGAGAGGTAGTTCGAAAAATTAACGATAGTAAAGCGGATCTTCTTTTTGTAGGGATGGGAATTCCAAAACAGGAATCCTTTATTTTTCGAAACTATGAAACGTTACAAGCTAAGCTTATGATGGGGGTTGGTGGTAGCTTTGACGTATTTGCTGGAATAACAAAAAGGGCTCCTCTTTTCTTTCAAAAACTTGGATTAGAATGGTTGTATAGAATGTTTGAAGAGCCCCACCGATTCAAAAAATTACCCGATTTATTTAAATTTTATATGAATTTGTATAGAAATAAAGATTAA